A genome region from Hyalangium gracile includes the following:
- a CDS encoding VOC family protein: MLDHIMLRVKDYDVSKRFYDELLPTLGYKRVMEFGEVGGYGDDIKPYFWIGAGPDTHPRTHIAFIAKDHAAVDAFHAQALKLGAKDDGAPGLRLEYHPSYYAAFVIDPDGHNIEAVCHKTADELRLGAPGPSSRKAAAKKATAKKTTAKKTTAKKKTAGAAKRAGARKKSAPRRKR, translated from the coding sequence ATGCTCGACCACATCATGCTGCGGGTGAAGGACTACGACGTCTCCAAGCGCTTCTATGACGAACTGTTGCCGACGCTCGGCTACAAGCGGGTCATGGAGTTCGGCGAGGTCGGCGGCTACGGAGACGACATCAAGCCCTACTTCTGGATCGGCGCCGGGCCGGATACGCACCCGCGTACCCACATCGCCTTCATTGCGAAGGACCACGCCGCGGTGGATGCGTTCCACGCCCAGGCGCTGAAGCTGGGCGCCAAGGATGATGGCGCGCCGGGCCTGCGGCTCGAGTACCACCCGTCCTACTACGCCGCGTTCGTGATCGACCCGGACGGCCACAACATCGAGGCCGTGTGCCACAAGACCGCCGACGAACTGCGGCTCGGCGCCCCCGGGCCTTCCTCGCGCAAGGCAGCGGCGAAGAAGGCGACGGCGAAGAAGACGACGGCGAAGAAGACGACGGCGAAGAAGAAGACCGCGGGTGCCGCGAAGCGCGCCGGAGCCCGGAAGAAGTCCGCGCCGCGTCGCAAGCGCTAG
- a CDS encoding RNA polymerase sigma factor, translating to MALCEARLEEKARFLCRGRNPSDATDLLQDTYERAFRAFHTYDRNAPPLPWLASILTRRFLDMCRQDKRHPQQQLTESLDVPSEEAGPAEVWAGYTLEDVWRAVDLLPEEFRDVVRLKDMEGLAYAEISQRLGIPAMTVGTRLFRARKKLKELLLKKAETGGAS from the coding sequence GTGGCTCTCTGCGAGGCGAGGCTGGAGGAGAAGGCACGCTTCCTGTGCCGGGGACGCAACCCGTCGGACGCGACGGATCTGCTGCAGGACACCTACGAGCGGGCGTTCCGCGCCTTCCACACGTATGACAGGAACGCGCCCCCGCTGCCGTGGCTGGCCTCCATCCTCACCCGGCGGTTCCTCGACATGTGCCGTCAGGACAAGCGGCACCCCCAGCAGCAGCTCACCGAGTCGCTGGACGTGCCGAGCGAGGAGGCAGGCCCCGCGGAGGTCTGGGCCGGGTATACGCTGGAGGATGTCTGGCGTGCGGTGGACCTGCTGCCCGAGGAGTTCCGCGACGTGGTGCGGCTGAAGGACATGGAAGGGCTGGCGTACGCGGAGATTTCCCAGCGGCTGGGCATCCCCGCGATGACGGTGGGGACGCGGCTGTTCCGGGCGCGCAAGAAGCTCAAGGAGCTGCTGCTGAAGAAGGCGGAGACAGGGGGGGCGTCATGA
- a CDS encoding CHAT domain-containing protein, translating to MTASCEQLAAFVDGELSEAEAAAFQEHLAGCADCQAGLEDQVQASLAVGELAKGRKSERRGPFQPVWARPRVRVLAFSAGLAALIGLLVVSSYRSSRKGLEDPLHLASADTRPLEGRLGYPGADRYRKLGTMRGGPDRGTGPDLRVLAQLEEQGDFRGVATAYLLAGDAERAEAYLDHVPRSPDVDSDRALAALGRGDLDRALGLLDGALAAEPEALRAHWNRGVVLRAMSLQLAAAAEFQHVAEKGEPGWSDEARQLAEGLRSGAENRRKSWTAMKDAGMALALEGKAPPAAMLSRNPGLMRLYLYHAVRAAMSQEQVLALLPVAEALDQVSRTRTAVEYVQRVSRADVARRGPLAETYRAHLSGQQPLSGAEAEAYLDRLRRSGEKDLLLGAIVLLRAERQHLAELEPLVEQSGDATWYRAPLVKAQVQEDLSRGDAVRAERRLLEAIDECRRANLEHRCVMLQEELSELYNKLDRRREAVGPAREALEVARRTDDWFHEDLLVYDLMTSARLSHEAALARAYLDEYLQREPGSCERRAEYHYGRALLAVEALDAATARREVQAARACDAPPTLFEVSVYGDLLRLGGSPEEVARAEERIRTLRADASLKPGQRLFLEHVAGRILIERDRPAGQRALRDVIAGAEKLRQTDIEARKAWTYSHQVLVLDAGRAGEFDAAIALLSAELERAAPASCLLALAGQDERVLFMARGPKGELRGEYLGQRTRPLREEVPAVPGPLLEVLESCDSVRVLAEPILQGRPELLPPERAWSYLVPRVGVAKAPAVTAPGKHVVVTDVEPPASLKLPHLLPWSRPPRPGEVHLRGKSATPATVLAEIADATEVEFHAHGLIRSGFSDASFLALSPEEGGRFALTAGDLQGRSLRGAPLVLLAACHANGGAWRYYAVWSLPAAFIQAGARAVVAPTAQVPDVEVGDVFQELLERVERGASPAQALRDIRVAGFQKGTGRWVSDLVVFE from the coding sequence ATGACGGCTTCCTGCGAGCAGCTGGCCGCGTTCGTGGACGGCGAGCTCTCCGAGGCGGAGGCCGCGGCCTTCCAGGAGCACCTCGCCGGCTGCGCGGACTGCCAGGCCGGGCTCGAGGATCAGGTGCAGGCCAGCCTCGCGGTGGGCGAGCTGGCGAAGGGCAGGAAGTCGGAGCGCCGGGGGCCGTTCCAGCCCGTCTGGGCCCGTCCCCGCGTGCGGGTGCTGGCGTTCTCGGCGGGCCTGGCGGCGCTGATCGGCCTCCTCGTGGTGAGCTCGTATCGCTCCTCCCGCAAGGGGCTGGAGGATCCGCTCCACCTGGCGAGCGCGGACACCCGGCCGCTGGAGGGACGGCTCGGCTATCCGGGCGCGGATCGGTACCGGAAGCTCGGGACGATGCGCGGCGGGCCGGACCGAGGGACGGGACCGGACCTGCGCGTGCTGGCGCAGCTGGAGGAGCAAGGGGACTTTCGCGGCGTGGCGACGGCGTACCTGCTCGCCGGCGATGCCGAGCGCGCGGAGGCCTATCTGGACCACGTGCCGCGCTCACCGGACGTCGACAGCGATCGGGCGCTGGCGGCGCTCGGGCGAGGAGACCTGGATCGAGCGCTGGGGCTGCTGGATGGGGCGCTGGCGGCGGAGCCCGAGGCGCTGCGCGCGCACTGGAACCGGGGCGTGGTGCTGCGGGCGATGTCCCTGCAGCTGGCCGCGGCGGCGGAGTTCCAGCACGTCGCGGAGAAGGGAGAGCCCGGCTGGAGCGACGAGGCGCGACAGCTCGCGGAAGGGCTTCGCTCGGGTGCCGAGAACCGGCGCAAGTCCTGGACCGCCATGAAGGACGCGGGCATGGCGCTCGCGCTGGAGGGCAAGGCGCCACCTGCCGCGATGCTCTCCCGGAACCCGGGGCTGATGCGGCTGTACCTGTACCATGCGGTCCGGGCCGCGATGTCCCAGGAGCAGGTGCTCGCGCTGCTGCCGGTGGCGGAGGCGCTCGATCAGGTGTCTCGGACACGCACGGCCGTCGAGTACGTCCAGCGCGTCTCGCGAGCGGACGTCGCGCGGCGAGGCCCGCTGGCGGAGACGTACCGCGCGCACCTCTCGGGGCAGCAGCCGCTGTCGGGCGCGGAGGCGGAGGCGTACCTGGATCGCCTCCGGCGCTCGGGAGAGAAGGACCTGCTCCTGGGAGCCATCGTGCTGCTGAGGGCCGAGCGCCAGCACCTGGCCGAGCTGGAGCCCCTCGTCGAGCAGTCCGGGGATGCGACGTGGTACCGGGCCCCGCTGGTGAAGGCCCAGGTGCAGGAGGACCTGTCCCGGGGCGACGCCGTCCGGGCCGAGCGGCGCCTCCTGGAGGCCATCGACGAGTGCCGCCGCGCGAACCTGGAGCACCGCTGCGTCATGCTCCAGGAGGAGCTGAGCGAGCTGTACAACAAGCTCGACCGCCGCCGCGAGGCCGTGGGGCCGGCGCGCGAGGCGCTGGAGGTGGCTCGCCGGACCGACGACTGGTTCCATGAGGATCTGCTCGTGTACGACCTCATGACCAGCGCGCGGCTGAGCCATGAGGCGGCGCTGGCCAGGGCCTATCTCGACGAGTACCTGCAGCGCGAGCCAGGGAGCTGCGAGCGCCGGGCCGAGTACCACTACGGGCGTGCGCTCCTCGCCGTGGAGGCGCTGGATGCCGCGACCGCCCGGCGGGAGGTCCAGGCCGCACGCGCCTGTGACGCTCCGCCGACGCTGTTCGAAGTGTCTGTCTACGGCGATCTCCTCCGGCTCGGTGGGAGCCCCGAGGAGGTGGCCCGGGCCGAGGAGCGCATCCGGACGCTCCGGGCGGACGCCTCACTCAAGCCGGGCCAGCGGCTGTTCCTGGAGCACGTGGCGGGCCGCATCCTCATCGAGCGGGATCGCCCCGCGGGCCAGCGGGCGCTGCGAGACGTCATCGCCGGAGCGGAGAAGCTGCGCCAGACCGACATCGAGGCGCGCAAGGCCTGGACCTACAGCCACCAGGTGCTGGTGCTGGACGCCGGGAGGGCAGGGGAGTTCGACGCGGCCATCGCGCTCCTCTCCGCCGAGCTCGAGCGGGCCGCGCCGGCGAGCTGCCTCCTCGCCCTGGCCGGACAGGATGAGCGGGTCCTCTTCATGGCGAGGGGGCCGAAAGGCGAGCTTCGGGGCGAGTACCTGGGGCAGCGCACGCGCCCTCTGCGCGAGGAGGTCCCCGCCGTGCCAGGGCCGCTCCTCGAGGTGCTCGAGAGCTGTGACTCGGTGCGGGTGCTCGCGGAGCCCATCCTCCAGGGACGGCCGGAGCTGCTGCCTCCGGAGAGGGCGTGGAGCTACCTGGTGCCCCGGGTGGGAGTCGCGAAGGCACCCGCCGTCACGGCCCCAGGCAAGCATGTCGTGGTCACCGACGTGGAGCCTCCAGCCTCCTTGAAGCTGCCCCACCTGCTGCCGTGGAGCCGTCCGCCGAGGCCGGGCGAGGTCCACCTGCGGGGCAAATCCGCCACACCCGCGACGGTGCTGGCGGAGATCGCCGATGCCACCGAGGTGGAGTTCCATGCCCACGGACTGATCCGCTCGGGGTTCTCGGATGCCTCGTTCCTGGCGCTCTCGCCCGAGGAGGGGGGCCGCTTCGCGCTCACGGCGGGAGACCTCCAGGGACGCTCGCTGCGAGGAGCCCCGCTGGTGCTGCTGGCCGCGTGTCATGCCAACGGGGGCGCCTGGCGCTACTACGCCGTGTGGAGCCTGCCAGCGGCGTTCATCCAGGCCGGAGCCCGCGCGGTGGTGGCGCCGACCGCCCAGGTGCCGGATGTCGAGGTGGGGGACGTCTTCCAGGAGCTGCTCGAGCGCGTGGAGCGGGGAGCGAGCCCCGCGCAGGCCCTGAGAGACATCCGCGTGGCCGGGTTTCAGAAGGGAACGGGGCGCTGGGTGTCGGATCTCGTCGTCTTCGAGTAG
- a CDS encoding mucoidy inhibitor MuiA family protein, translated as MSTAIQPTSPAGVERYEPPLPSGATTLEAPVHTVTLLEDRAQVSRRGTVRVSAGQNRIVVHGVAPVLQDVSLRAEVLSGGSRVADIRIRRGLRIRTADKPEAARVLEEKLEALQRERQQVLEDQGNARARFERIRELLLLGASELPVDAGWGMGMAAQWQDSFDTLFRKARQLREFTLQATFTTERLDEEIAAVARQRQAMDRVDHQVVSWLEADVLADAAGEVELRIDYVVPNALWRPLHTARLVGRSRVQLVSSAAVWQDTGEDWKDVELRFSTARSSLGTEPPLLRQDLLTVKKKNEAVVVQARQVQVQKAGLGSSPASEGGRPTPTSVDLPGVDDGGETRNLRAPGRSTIPSDGRPNVIPLFTFEDDARAELVTFPELEPKVFLRAVTRNTSSSPLLAGPVELLQDNGFVGWTQTLFVAPQERFELSFGPDDSLRVRREEKKSTKQHHVTKWNETTHHISIYLSNLSGEARTVVVTERLPVSEIEHVKVELDTAKTTSEPQLDDNGFCKWKVEVPANGHLTLQLRFKVSMAPGVQSA; from the coding sequence ATGAGCACGGCCATCCAACCCACCTCTCCCGCGGGCGTCGAGCGCTACGAGCCCCCCCTCCCCTCCGGCGCCACGACGCTGGAGGCTCCCGTCCACACCGTCACGCTGCTGGAGGACCGGGCCCAGGTCAGCCGCCGCGGCACCGTCCGGGTGAGCGCCGGGCAGAACCGCATCGTCGTCCACGGCGTGGCGCCGGTGCTGCAGGACGTCTCGCTGCGCGCGGAGGTCCTCTCCGGCGGCTCCCGCGTGGCGGACATCCGCATCCGCCGCGGCCTGCGCATCCGCACCGCGGACAAGCCCGAGGCCGCCCGCGTGCTCGAGGAGAAGCTCGAGGCGCTCCAGCGCGAGCGGCAGCAGGTGCTGGAAGACCAGGGCAACGCCCGCGCCCGCTTCGAGCGCATCCGGGAGCTGCTGCTGCTGGGCGCCTCCGAGCTCCCCGTGGACGCCGGCTGGGGCATGGGGATGGCGGCGCAGTGGCAGGACTCGTTCGACACGCTGTTCCGCAAGGCCCGCCAGCTGCGCGAGTTCACGCTGCAGGCCACCTTCACCACGGAGCGGCTGGACGAGGAGATCGCCGCCGTGGCCCGGCAGCGCCAGGCCATGGACCGCGTGGACCACCAGGTGGTGTCGTGGCTGGAGGCGGACGTGCTGGCCGACGCCGCCGGCGAGGTGGAGCTGCGCATCGACTACGTGGTGCCGAACGCGCTCTGGCGTCCGCTGCACACCGCGCGCCTGGTGGGCCGGAGCCGGGTGCAGCTCGTCTCCTCGGCGGCCGTGTGGCAGGACACCGGCGAGGACTGGAAGGACGTGGAGCTGCGCTTCTCCACGGCGCGCTCCTCGCTGGGCACCGAGCCTCCCCTGCTGCGGCAGGACCTGCTCACCGTGAAGAAGAAGAACGAGGCGGTGGTGGTGCAGGCCCGCCAGGTGCAGGTGCAGAAGGCCGGCCTGGGCAGCTCGCCCGCGTCCGAAGGCGGCCGCCCCACGCCCACCAGCGTGGATCTGCCGGGCGTGGACGACGGCGGAGAGACGCGCAACCTGCGGGCGCCGGGCAGGAGCACCATCCCCTCGGATGGGCGGCCCAACGTCATCCCGCTCTTCACCTTCGAGGACGACGCGCGGGCGGAGCTGGTGACGTTCCCCGAGCTGGAGCCCAAGGTGTTCCTGCGCGCGGTGACGCGCAACACCTCCTCCAGCCCGCTGCTGGCGGGGCCCGTGGAGCTGCTGCAGGACAACGGCTTCGTGGGCTGGACGCAGACGCTCTTCGTGGCGCCGCAGGAGAGGTTCGAGCTGAGCTTCGGCCCGGATGACTCGCTGCGCGTGCGGCGCGAGGAGAAGAAGAGCACCAAGCAGCACCACGTCACCAAGTGGAACGAGACCACCCACCACATCTCCATCTACCTCTCCAACCTCTCGGGCGAGGCGCGGACGGTGGTCGTCACCGAGCGCCTGCCGGTATCCGAGATCGAACACGTGAAGGTGGAGCTGGACACGGCGAAGACCACGAGCGAGCCCCAGCTGGATGACAATGGCTTCTGCAAGTGGAAGGTCGAGGTCCCCGCCAACGGGCACCTGACACTCCAGCTGAGGTTCAAGGTCTCCATGGCCCCAGGCGTCCAGAGCGCCTGA
- a CDS encoding DUF6265 family protein, which translates to MHPLKGVRQPWSAARGLALAAVLLAVTPLQAAPPAPTSKLTDLAWLEGHWRDESATHLSEELWTAPAGDSLMGMWRWAQDGKVQLFELLTIKSEDGKLVLRFRHFDPKLNAREEKDRPLAWPIIQSGPREAVFEGADPSGEGTSRLTYRRTGEDSLVVILEKNGKPEEFRYRRVRSSVPARK; encoded by the coding sequence ATGCATCCGCTCAAAGGTGTTCGACAGCCATGGTCCGCCGCTCGCGGACTGGCGCTCGCGGCCGTGCTCCTCGCCGTCACCCCGCTCCAGGCGGCTCCGCCCGCGCCCACCTCCAAGCTGACGGACCTCGCCTGGCTCGAAGGGCACTGGCGGGACGAGTCCGCCACCCACCTGTCCGAGGAGCTCTGGACCGCGCCCGCGGGGGACTCGCTGATGGGGATGTGGCGCTGGGCGCAGGACGGCAAGGTGCAGCTCTTCGAGCTGCTCACCATCAAGTCGGAGGACGGCAAGCTCGTGCTCCGGTTCCGCCACTTCGACCCGAAGCTCAACGCTCGCGAGGAGAAGGACCGGCCGCTGGCCTGGCCGATCATCCAGTCAGGCCCCCGCGAGGCGGTCTTCGAGGGCGCCGATCCCTCCGGTGAGGGCACGAGCCGCCTGACCTACCGGCGGACCGGTGAGGACTCCCTCGTCGTGATCCTCGAGAAGAACGGCAAGCCCGAGGAGTTCCGCTACCGGCGCGTGCGCTCCTCGGTGCCTGCCCGCAAGTAG
- a CDS encoding 2-hydroxychromene-2-carboxylate isomerase — translation MSGELEFWFDFASTYSYVAAMRVEAEASRAGAKVLWRPFLLGPIFSEQLGIKDSPFNVNPVRGRYMWRDLERLCAKFGLPWRKPSVFPRNGTLASRVALVGAEEPWAPDFVRAVYSANFAEDQDISSRAVLEALLAKVGVDARAVLARAEAEANKPRLREQTRRAAELGIFGAPNFIVKGELFFGQDRLDDALAFLASGASAPTSVSSG, via the coding sequence ATGAGCGGCGAGCTCGAGTTCTGGTTCGATTTTGCGAGCACCTATTCCTACGTGGCGGCCATGCGCGTGGAGGCCGAGGCCTCCCGGGCAGGCGCCAAGGTCCTCTGGCGCCCGTTCCTGCTGGGGCCGATCTTCTCGGAGCAGCTGGGCATCAAGGACTCCCCCTTCAACGTGAATCCGGTGCGCGGCCGGTACATGTGGAGGGATCTGGAGCGGCTCTGCGCGAAGTTCGGCCTGCCCTGGCGCAAGCCGTCCGTCTTCCCCCGCAACGGCACGCTCGCGTCGCGCGTCGCCCTGGTGGGCGCGGAGGAGCCGTGGGCACCGGACTTCGTGCGCGCCGTCTACTCGGCGAACTTCGCCGAGGACCAGGACATCTCCTCGCGGGCGGTGCTCGAGGCGCTGCTCGCGAAGGTGGGGGTGGACGCGCGGGCAGTGCTCGCGCGAGCGGAGGCCGAGGCGAACAAGCCGCGCCTGCGGGAGCAGACGCGGCGGGCGGCCGAGCTCGGCATCTTCGGCGCGCCCAACTTCATCGTGAAGGGCGAGCTGTTCTTCGGACAGGACCGGCTGGACGACGCGCTCGCCTTCCTGGCCTCCGGCGCCTCGGCGCCTACCTCCGTGTCGTCAGGGTGA
- a CDS encoding DUF4139 domain-containing protein yields the protein MRVRVLSADNPRVDLSATHVRVGLWIPPRETPLETVDQAALRALRQQVRTVESQLHELEWEMSILGNIPIPPRPEPEEGKPPPPSPLGPRMALEQFAYEGVQSRLAEARKLREQLRKLHEEVAVLEQKIAQASTAREVTAAELYKSVHVQLRHGGAALARAELSVEYFIPGARWAPSYQCRLSRDCRQVELVMRALVCQASGEDWRGVKLVLSTAAPMTWTELPELSSIRIGRAQPPPPERAGFRPAPQGAAQLFSDYDRDRSILLYRLPTPSPYALPALPAPADLEDGSVIEALSAPRDAHKSKKKGARPMRDVEAESMDDEALADMAAAEEPVEMMKEEAYEESSSLVSPSVVMPAPAAPPPPMPRPAAPARSASVEKMVSVGGRAGAGRTRGPGGAAPTQAGLEAVVFTHLRLSSPADASNRNRLQPVDSRRFYLETLARFSVTVTFDVMAVVAEAERRARSAAHAPLPSGATDATSIDGFFDFSYAADATVDVPSDGTFHSVALGTRTGEASVLYVVVPREDTNVYRQAQVKNPLPAPMLAGPAEVYVGGEYVLSTTLPSVAPRGDFKLGLGVEQAIRCARNTKYHEARSGTKIVATTELWHDITIELVNNLDREITCEVRERIPQPAQDAEVVVEEGTITPAWEAYTQEERNTPIEGGRRWRLTVPANASSKLAAQYVVKLYANNELNGGNRREA from the coding sequence GTGCGCGTGCGCGTGCTCTCCGCGGACAACCCTCGGGTGGATCTTTCCGCCACCCACGTGCGCGTGGGCCTGTGGATCCCTCCTCGCGAGACGCCGCTGGAGACGGTGGATCAGGCGGCGCTGCGCGCCCTGCGCCAGCAGGTGCGGACCGTGGAGAGCCAGCTGCACGAGCTCGAGTGGGAGATGTCCATCCTCGGCAACATCCCCATCCCGCCGCGCCCGGAGCCCGAGGAGGGCAAGCCCCCCCCACCCTCTCCGCTCGGGCCTCGCATGGCGCTGGAGCAGTTCGCCTACGAGGGAGTGCAGTCCCGGCTCGCGGAGGCGCGCAAGCTGCGCGAGCAGCTCCGCAAGCTCCACGAGGAGGTGGCCGTCCTGGAGCAGAAGATCGCCCAGGCCTCCACCGCCCGCGAGGTGACGGCGGCGGAGCTCTACAAGTCCGTGCACGTGCAGCTGCGCCACGGCGGTGCCGCGCTGGCGCGCGCGGAGCTCTCCGTGGAGTACTTCATCCCCGGCGCCCGCTGGGCTCCCAGCTACCAGTGCCGCCTGTCCCGGGACTGCCGCCAGGTGGAGCTGGTGATGCGCGCCCTCGTGTGCCAGGCCTCCGGTGAGGACTGGCGGGGGGTGAAGCTGGTGCTCTCCACCGCCGCCCCGATGACGTGGACGGAGCTGCCGGAGCTGTCCTCCATCCGCATCGGCCGCGCGCAGCCTCCGCCGCCCGAGCGCGCGGGGTTCCGTCCCGCGCCTCAGGGCGCCGCGCAGCTCTTCTCCGACTACGACCGGGATCGATCGATCCTGCTGTACAGGCTGCCCACGCCCTCGCCGTACGCGCTCCCCGCGCTGCCCGCGCCCGCGGACCTGGAGGACGGCTCCGTCATCGAGGCGCTGTCGGCCCCGCGAGACGCGCACAAGTCGAAGAAGAAGGGCGCACGGCCGATGAGGGACGTGGAGGCGGAGAGCATGGACGACGAGGCGCTCGCGGACATGGCGGCCGCGGAGGAGCCTGTCGAGATGATGAAGGAGGAGGCCTATGAGGAGAGCTCCAGCCTCGTCTCCCCATCGGTTGTCATGCCCGCCCCAGCCGCGCCTCCGCCTCCCATGCCGCGGCCCGCGGCTCCGGCGCGCTCCGCTTCCGTCGAGAAGATGGTCTCCGTTGGAGGGAGAGCGGGGGCGGGCCGGACGCGCGGGCCGGGTGGCGCGGCCCCCACCCAGGCGGGCCTGGAGGCGGTGGTGTTCACCCACCTACGGCTCTCCTCGCCCGCCGATGCCAGCAACCGCAACCGGCTCCAGCCCGTGGACTCGCGGCGCTTCTATCTGGAGACGCTGGCGCGCTTCTCGGTCACGGTGACGTTCGACGTCATGGCCGTGGTGGCCGAGGCGGAGAGGCGGGCGCGCTCGGCCGCCCACGCACCGCTGCCCTCGGGCGCGACGGACGCCACGAGCATCGACGGCTTCTTCGACTTCAGCTACGCGGCGGATGCCACCGTGGATGTCCCCTCGGATGGCACGTTCCACTCCGTGGCGCTGGGCACGCGCACCGGCGAGGCCAGCGTCCTCTACGTGGTCGTCCCTCGCGAGGACACCAACGTCTACCGTCAGGCGCAGGTGAAGAACCCGCTGCCGGCGCCCATGCTGGCCGGCCCGGCGGAGGTGTACGTGGGCGGCGAGTACGTGCTCTCCACCACCCTGCCCTCGGTGGCGCCGCGCGGGGACTTCAAGCTGGGCCTGGGCGTGGAGCAGGCCATCCGCTGCGCTCGGAACACGAAGTACCACGAGGCCCGCAGCGGGACGAAGATCGTCGCGACCACCGAGCTGTGGCACGACATCACCATCGAGCTCGTCAACAACCTGGACCGGGAGATCACCTGCGAGGTGCGCGAGCGCATTCCCCAGCCCGCGCAGGACGCGGAGGTGGTCGTCGAGGAGGGCACCATCACTCCGGCGTGGGAGGCCTACACGCAGGAGGAGCGCAACACCCCCATCGAGGGCGGGCGCCGCTGGCGGCTCACCGTGCCCGCGAATGCCAGCAGCAAGCTGGCGGCCCAGTACGTGGTGAAGCTGTATGCCAACAACGAGCTCAACGGCGGCAACCGCCGGGAGGCGTGA